In the Deltaproteobacteria bacterium genome, CAGGGGATGATGTTCGGCTTCGCGTGCGACGAGACCCGCGAACGGATGCCGATGCCGATCTCCTTCGCCCACCGGATCTGCGCCCGCCTGACGGAGGCGCGCGAAAAGAAAGTGCTCCCGTGGCTTCGGCCCGACGGCAAGAGCCAGGTGACGGTCCGCTACGAGGGGGGCGTGCCCCGGGAGGTCACCGCGGTGGTCTGCTCCACGCAGCACTCGGAGGATGTGGGGCGGAAGACGCTGACCGAAGGCGTGATCGAGGAGGTCGTCCGGAAGGCGGTCCCGAAGGATCTCCTCTCGAAGAAGGTGAAGTTCTACATCAATCCCACCGGCCGTTTCGTGGTCGGGGGGCCCCACGGCGACACGGGGCTGACCGGCCGCAAGATCATCGTGGACACCTACGGCGGATACAGCCGCCACGGCGGCGGGGCGTTTTCGGGAAAGGACCCGTCCAAGGTGGACCGCAGCGCCGCCTACATGGCGCGGTACGTCGCGAAGAACGTCGTCGCGGCGGGGCTCGCACGGAAGTGCGAGCTGGAGCTGGCGTACGCCATCGGGGTCGCGGAGCCGGTGTCGGTGATGGTGGAGACGTTCGGGACGGCCACCGTGCCGGAGGAGCGGATCCGCCGCGCCGTGCTCGACACGTTCGACATGCGCCCCGCGCGGATCATCCGCGAGCTCAACCTGCTCCGGCCGATCTACCGCAAGACGGCGGCGCTTGGCCACTTCGGACGGGAGCTTCCGGAGTTCACCTGGGAAAAGACAGACAAGGCGCGGGCGCTGCGCAAGGCAGCCGGCCACGGAAACTAAGGGAAGGACCAAGGAGACGACGATGGCCGGCGCGAAGGGATACGACGTCAGGGACCTGAAACTCGCCGCGGCGGGGAGAAACCGCGTCGAGTGGGCGAAGAAGGACATGCCGGTGCTCCGCTCCATCGGGGCACGGTTCGCGAAGGAGAAGCCGCTGAAGGGGGTGCGCATCGCGGCGTGCCTGCACGTGACGACCGAGACGGCGGCGCTCATGCAGGTGCTGGCCGCGGGGGGGGCGATGGTCTCCCTCTGCGCCTCGAACCCGCTCTCCACGCAGGACGAGGCGGCGGCCTCCCTCGTGAAGAACGACGGGATCGCGGTGTACGCCGTCAAGGGGGAGGACCGGAAGACGTATTACCGGCACATCCTCTCCGCGCTCGAGGTGTCGCCCAACATCACGATGGACGACGGCGCGGACCTGGTCTCCATGGTCCACACCGAGCAGAAACGGTACCTTCCCGGGATCATCGGCGGGACGGAGGAGACCACCACCGGGGTGATCCGGCTCTCCGCCATGGGCGAGAAGGGGGTCCTGCGGTACCCCATCATCGCGGTGAACGAGGCGAAGACGAAGCATTTCTTCGACAACCGGTACGGTACCGGGCAGTCGACGATCGACGGGATCCTGCGGGCGACCAACCGGCTGCTGGCGGGGAGCTGC is a window encoding:
- a CDS encoding methionine adenosyltransferase, with translation MSEFLFTSESVTGGHPDKVADQISDAVLDEILRQDPRGRVACETMVTTGLVIVAGEITTKAIIDFPEVVRRAVTEIGYTGNAKGFDAHNCAVVTAIDRQSADIAQGVDRGEEEKQGAGDQGMMFGFACDETRERMPMPISFAHRICARLTEAREKKVLPWLRPDGKSQVTVRYEGGVPREVTAVVCSTQHSEDVGRKTLTEGVIEEVVRKAVPKDLLSKKVKFYINPTGRFVVGGPHGDTGLTGRKIIVDTYGGYSRHGGGAFSGKDPSKVDRSAAYMARYVAKNVVAAGLARKCELELAYAIGVAEPVSVMVETFGTATVPEERIRRAVLDTFDMRPARIIRELNLLRPIYRKTAALGHFGRELPEFTWEKTDKARALRKAAGHGN
- a CDS encoding adenosylhomocysteinase, which codes for MAGAKGYDVRDLKLAAAGRNRVEWAKKDMPVLRSIGARFAKEKPLKGVRIAACLHVTTETAALMQVLAAGGAMVSLCASNPLSTQDEAAASLVKNDGIAVYAVKGEDRKTYYRHILSALEVSPNITMDDGADLVSMVHTEQKRYLPGIIGGTEETTTGVIRLSAMGEKGVLRYPIIAVNEAKTKHFFDNRYGTGQSTIDGILRATNRLLAGSCFVVAGYGWCGRGLSMRARGMGARVIVTEVDPLPALEALMDGFEVAPMSAAAGVGDFFCTVTGNLNVVRREHFEKMKDGAIVCNSGHFNVEIDIPALARMAKSVRTVRPFVEEYRMRDGRAIHVLGEGRLINLAAAEGHPANVMDMSFANQALSAEYMAGNHGKLSNTVHVVPDPIDREIARLKLAASGVRIDRLTAEQRKYLASWEMGT